The proteins below are encoded in one region of Segatella copri:
- a CDS encoding DUF5689 domain-containing protein, giving the protein MKKIKFIALAFLALTLGSCMGDGYADPDLTEKVPASPWGNNSLREKNVISIADLKTQFATIINSDNGYKQIEKDMMIKAVVTGNDVSGNIYNQVSVQDASGAIIIAINGSGLSGYLPVGQEILVNLKGLYIGSYKKLPQIGGVNTKLSDGSLGMGKIERAVWNQHFKILNPGEADATTVVPEEFDLTKLTDAAYMDANVGKLMTLKKVKFASANGTNVWAPDDTNTSLELIDAETGKKISSSNLVVRNSGYSKFANEVVPKGVFDITGIFTRYNNTWQIVLRSTDDLKASETGGTLEKPYTVAQALEKINAGTAGDAKVYATGIIVKVKDVDTGTYGNGTFVISDDGKDTEGKTLEVFRCFNIDGAKWTEETKKILVPGKKVVVSGTLLDYNGTKEIKGGNLISIK; this is encoded by the coding sequence ATGAAAAAGATAAAATTCATAGCATTGGCATTCCTGGCACTGACTCTGGGGTCGTGTATGGGCGACGGTTATGCTGACCCAGACCTGACCGAGAAGGTGCCTGCATCTCCATGGGGCAACAACAGCCTGAGGGAGAAGAATGTGATCAGCATAGCAGATTTGAAGACCCAGTTTGCTACGATTATCAACAGCGACAATGGCTACAAGCAGATTGAGAAAGATATGATGATCAAGGCGGTAGTGACGGGCAATGATGTCAGTGGCAATATCTACAACCAGGTGAGCGTACAGGATGCATCCGGCGCTATCATCATTGCCATCAACGGAAGTGGCCTGTCGGGTTATCTTCCTGTTGGTCAGGAGATTCTCGTAAACCTGAAGGGTCTCTATATCGGAAGTTACAAGAAGTTGCCTCAGATTGGCGGTGTGAATACCAAGCTCTCAGACGGAAGTCTGGGTATGGGCAAGATAGAGCGTGCCGTATGGAACCAGCACTTCAAGATTCTGAACCCTGGCGAGGCTGATGCAACCACGGTAGTGCCAGAGGAGTTTGACCTGACAAAGCTTACTGATGCAGCCTATATGGATGCTAACGTGGGCAAGCTGATGACCCTGAAGAAGGTGAAGTTTGCCTCTGCCAACGGTACTAACGTATGGGCGCCAGATGATACCAATACGAGTCTGGAACTGATTGATGCCGAAACGGGCAAGAAGATCAGCAGCAGCAATCTGGTAGTGCGCAACTCGGGTTATTCTAAGTTTGCCAACGAGGTGGTTCCAAAGGGTGTATTCGATATCACCGGTATCTTCACCCGTTACAATAACACCTGGCAGATTGTGCTTCGCAGCACGGATGACCTGAAGGCATCAGAAACAGGCGGTACATTGGAGAAGCCTTACACTGTGGCTCAGGCACTGGAGAAGATCAATGCCGGTACAGCAGGCGATGCTAAGGTTTATGCTACCGGTATCATCGTAAAGGTGAAAGATGTAGATACAGGCACGTATGGTAACGGTACATTCGTTATCTCTGACGACGGTAAGGATACAGAAGGCAAGACTCTCGAGGTATTCCGTTGCTTCAACATCGATGGTGCAAAGTGGACAGAGGAAACCAAGAAAATCCTTGTACCGGGCAAGAAGGTTGTTGTATCAGGCACCCTGCTTGATTATAACGGCACCAAGGAGATTAAGGGTGGCAATCTCATCTCTATCAAGTAA